In Pantoea cypripedii, the following proteins share a genomic window:
- the aaeA gene encoding p-hydroxybenzoic acid efflux pump subunit AaeA yields MKALIRKIARYAITLLLVVIAIVIIFRAWVFYTESPWTRDAKFSADVVAISPDVTGLITDVPVHDNQLVKKGDTLFVVDRPRYQMALDQAQADVEYYQAVANEKRREAARRNQLGTSAMSREAIDQANNDLTTTEHQLAKAIATRDLAVIDLDRTTIKAPSDGWVTNLNVYEGEFITRGSVAVALVQQHSFYVMAYMEETKLNGVRPGFRAEITPLGSNTVLRGTVDSIAAGVTNSSSSVDSKGMATVDSNLEWVRLAQRVPVRIHLDDQPGNRFPAGTTATVVITGDKDRQTKVSPMTQFFNRLREFG; encoded by the coding sequence GTGAAAGCGCTAATAAGAAAAATCGCGCGCTACGCGATTACTCTCCTGCTGGTTGTCATCGCTATCGTGATCATCTTCCGCGCCTGGGTGTTCTACACCGAATCCCCGTGGACGCGTGATGCAAAATTCTCCGCCGACGTCGTGGCGATCTCTCCGGATGTCACCGGTTTGATCACCGATGTGCCGGTCCATGATAACCAACTGGTTAAAAAGGGCGACACGCTGTTCGTGGTTGACCGTCCGCGTTACCAGATGGCGCTGGATCAGGCCCAGGCCGACGTTGAGTATTACCAGGCGGTGGCTAACGAAAAACGTCGTGAAGCTGCACGCCGTAATCAGCTCGGCACCAGTGCGATGTCGCGTGAGGCCATCGATCAGGCGAACAACGACCTGACCACCACCGAGCATCAGCTGGCGAAAGCCATCGCGACGCGCGATCTGGCGGTGATCGATCTTGATCGCACCACCATCAAAGCCCCCTCTGACGGCTGGGTCACCAACCTCAATGTGTATGAAGGTGAGTTCATCACGCGTGGCTCCGTTGCCGTCGCGCTGGTACAGCAGCATTCCTTCTATGTGATGGCTTATATGGAAGAGACCAAGCTGAATGGCGTGCGTCCGGGTTTCCGTGCCGAAATCACGCCGCTGGGTAGCAATACCGTGCTGCGCGGCACTGTCGATAGCATTGCGGCGGGTGTCACCAACAGCAGCAGTAGCGTCGATAGCAAAGGTATGGCCACCGTCGATTCCAATCTGGAATGGGTGCGTCTGGCGCAGCGTGTACCGGTACGTATTCATCTTGATGATCAGCCAGGTAATCGCTTCCCGGCGGGTACCACTGCGACCGTGGTGATCACCGGTGATAAAGATCGCCAGACGAAAGTCTCGCCAATGACCCAGTTTTTCAATCGCCTGCGTGAGTTTGGTTAA
- the aaeX gene encoding p-hydroxybenzoic acid efflux pump operon protein AaeX: MSVLPVFVVFGLSFPPIFIELIVSLALFWLVKRVLTPSGLYDLVWHPALFNTALYCCVFYLVSRLFV; this comes from the coding sequence ATGAGTGTGCTTCCGGTATTTGTCGTATTTGGGCTGTCTTTCCCGCCCATCTTCATTGAACTGATTGTTTCGCTGGCGCTGTTCTGGCTGGTGAAACGCGTGCTGACGCCAAGTGGATTGTATGATCTGGTCTGGCATCCGGCACTTTTTAACACAGCGTTGTACTGCTGTGTGTTTTACCTTGTATCCCGTTTATTCGTCTGA
- the aaeR gene encoding HTH-type transcriptional activator AaeR — MERLKGMSIFAKVVELGSFTAAARQLHLSVSSISQIVAKLEDELQVKLLNRSTRSIGLTEAGRIYYQGCRRMLAEAMQVHEQLYAFNNTPIGILRIGSSSTMAQNVLADMTGDMLREYPGLSVNLVTGIPAPDLIANGVDLVIRVGELQDSSLFSRRLGAMPMVVCAAKSYLAQQGVPEKPSEIDNLSWLEYSVRPDNTFELIAPEGLVTRLTPQGRFVTNDSLTLIRWLKAGCGIAYVPLMWVINEINTGEIDILFTQYQSAPRPVYALYTEKDKLPLKVQVCIDYLTEYFKRVARQYQQHRKNV, encoded by the coding sequence ATGGAACGACTTAAAGGCATGTCCATCTTCGCCAAAGTGGTTGAATTAGGTTCCTTTACCGCCGCGGCTCGTCAGCTTCATCTGAGCGTTTCGTCTATCAGCCAGATAGTCGCGAAACTGGAAGATGAGCTACAGGTTAAACTGTTGAATCGCAGCACCCGTAGCATCGGGCTGACCGAAGCGGGCAGAATCTATTATCAGGGCTGCCGCCGCATGCTGGCAGAGGCGATGCAGGTGCACGAGCAGCTGTATGCCTTCAACAACACGCCGATTGGTATTTTACGCATCGGCAGCTCCTCAACAATGGCGCAAAATGTCCTCGCCGATATGACCGGCGACATGCTACGCGAATATCCGGGGTTGAGCGTCAATTTAGTCACCGGCATCCCGGCACCGGATCTCATCGCCAATGGCGTGGACCTGGTGATACGCGTGGGGGAGTTGCAGGACTCCAGCCTGTTCTCGCGTCGGCTGGGGGCCATGCCGATGGTGGTGTGCGCGGCGAAAAGTTATCTGGCGCAGCAGGGAGTGCCGGAAAAACCGAGCGAAATCGATAATCTTTCGTGGCTGGAATACAGCGTACGGCCAGATAACACCTTTGAACTGATTGCGCCGGAAGGATTGGTCACACGTCTGACGCCGCAGGGACGCTTCGTCACCAATGATTCGCTGACGCTGATTCGCTGGCTGAAAGCCGGATGCGGCATCGCCTACGTGCCACTGATGTGGGTGATTAATGAGATCAACACCGGTGAGATCGATATTCTGTTTACGCAATATCAGTCGGCACCGCGACCGGTGTATGCGTTATATACCGAAAAGGATAAGCTGCCGCTGAAAGTGCAGGTGTGTATCGATTATCTGACTGAGTATTTCAAACGGGTGGCGCGCCAGTATCAGCAGCACCGTAAGAACGTGTAG